ACAGGAGTGAGAGGAATCGCCGCCGTTACCCTGTTCGTTTGCGAAAATGATCCTGTTAGCTGACCTACTGGGACGTTCGCGACTGGAAAGCTGGGGCTTGTACTCTGCCTGCTCGACCCGCCGAGAGTCCCGAGCGGAGCGCGCAAACGGAACGAACCCGAAGCCGGCCCAACAACTGCTCCCGATCCGCCTTGAACAGACACCTGAAATCCCGAGATCTCATCGTCATCGTCGAAGCAGAGCGCGCCAGAAGCGCCAGCAGTGAATCCGAATCCAGGCCGGCCGGGGAAGAACGGAAAGGTGTTCACAGTTCCGCGGAGACTCACACCCTGCTTTGCAAGGCTTCGAAGCGCAGGGCCAACGTTCAAGTTGCCTGCGTTTCGGGCCACCATATTGGATTGACCATATGGGCCGTTACCCAGGCCGTACGGC
This sequence is a window from bacterium. Protein-coding genes within it:
- a CDS encoding RHS repeat-associated core domain-containing protein; this translates as ASVWRQSHESFGTAAVDPTSTVALNTRFPGQYADGETGLHYNRFRYFSPATGRYINADPIGQLGGANTFSYAWLGPTVAIDPAGLQPGPYGLGNGPYGQSNMVARNAGNLNVGPALRSLAKQGVSLRGTVNTFPFFPGRPGFGFTAGASGALCFDDDDEISGFQVSVQGGSGAVVGPASGSFRLRAPLGTLGGSSRQSTSPSFPVANVPVGQLTGSFSQTNRVTAAIPLTPVGASASQSGSGPVKFTGGLVAGATAFVGQEGSITYSYGCTCEESP